TCAAATGAATCGTTCAGATTGATTAGTAGAGAAACCATTCGGATTATGCATAAATAAGAAAGAGCTAATGCCAGTTCCCTGGAACTCTTAATGTGTGCTAATAATAGTAACTCAGAGGTCTTTCTGGTAATAATCTTTTTACTATTGATAGGGATATGACTGTCTAAATCCCACCACCTCCGTACCCTGCCTCCTGATGGgactttttgttgttgaatcaGTAGCATCAAGATTCAAGGAATTCATTTTGGATTTTgataattaacaaataaatgaCATCAAGAAACCTTTTCTTGGATTTGCACAATCTGACTTTCTgttaaacacacacacacacacacagactcTACAGCAAAGTTCATTGACTGTTTGTTAAAGTATATAGTAGCAGGCTGCAGAGCTGGTTGGTTAAGGAAAAAAAGCTACAATCTTTATTCTAGTATGCATAAAGAAAGATAGATATAGAAACTGAGATAAGatgttatgttatttttttttgtgcataCCTGAATTTTGGATGTTGCTTTGGAGTAGTGGGAATTTGGGGATAATAATGAAGGATAATTTAGCTTTAGATGTGGCAGGGGGTATAATGGTAATTAAGTGGCAAATGAGGGATAAATCTTTTGAGACTGAATGTGTTGTTAGTATCGACAGCCTTTGATTTCTTATACCCATCTGGGGCCACTAATGTTGATTGGTTAATACTCAATAGCTACCTTGACTTTAACCACAATAATTATAAGTAACAACTTTTACTCATTAGAATATGGTAAAAAGGTTGTTCATCATTATTTGTGCTATATTGACTTGTGTAAGAAAAAAGGCACTGTACCCGTCGGGTGTTCCTATGAACCGGTCTCAAGAGAAGAAGGGTAAATCGGCAGAACCCTTTTAGTCTCAGTATACCAAAATTGGTACCAACACTATCATCGTGGGCTATGTGTATCGGGTTAGTTCTGTTAGGTGGCAAAGAAATCCATCACATGGGATTGTTTTTTTGAACCTGGGTCATTATGACATTATTAATTGACACCTCACACATAAGGACCCACCATAATACGGGCAGGTAGCTAACTTCTCAAAGAATACTTGGTTAATAAATCCGCCCCGCAAATGGGGGAAATAAGATTCGACCTTCATCCTTCTAAGGTCAAAGACTTTACCAACGATCTCAAGAGTCAAGACCCATATATGAAGAGATTGAAATCCTCTGGTTAACATGAACTTTATAGATATAGTTGATAGATGtgaaccattggattaaaatcaatgattaagattaaaaaaattattttttaatattaacccttgattttaattcaaaagacaAGATTATCCTAACTAACCTATAAAGttactataactttaaaagATCTTAATCCTATATGAAATAAGTCACGTAATATCATGGTTAAAGGAACATGAAGATGAGGTTTGAATCCATAACTTCCATTTTTATGTCTTTTGTCTATCACCGTTAGACTACTATCGTAAAAATGTGGATTCACTTTACTTTTGCTCAACAAGGACATGGATTGATGCAATGTGTGTGTCTTTATAAATTGAAGTTTGTACATTGTACTTAAGCTTAAAGATACACAGGGTTTTTAAAGTCCTAATCTTGTCTCGATCTCAGTACAGAACAGTGATACCAAATTCCAAGTGAGACCTAGATTAGCATCCACTTTTCACTTTATCATGTTTGTTACTTTTGGAGAACTGACTTGAAGTAATGAAGTTACATTTGTcacttgtttttatatataccttTGATATGTTTCTATGATTTCTAAAACAATTGTATATGAGTAACTACTTTTTGTGTAGTTGATGTAAATAAATTCCGCAtatgttttggttttgaatcaAGTGATATAGAAAGTAATAGAGAGAACTTAATATCACTTGACTTCAGAGGCTTTTATTACAATGGGCGTTCGGGTAATGGTGTCTTTTATAATTAGGCACCGATGTGGTGTAAGAAGGTGATGATCACCAAACTTAtcgttttgaaataaataataaatgtataataaataaaagaatgagCATGGCCAAATACATTTAGtcatttaatcaaatttatCTATTACGAGCATGTTTAAACATGAGATTTATCGTTTCTTTAcgaacggaaaaaaaaaaaggaaaacctGTTATCAAACCAAAACCGACAATCCGCCCAATTTGCCAATTTTACACTTTTCCTGAATaaacaaacaattgaaatttccaTTTCAACTCTTTTATTCAATTCAAGCACGGACTCCATTAACAGATCTTCCCTTTAATAAAACTTCCATCAAAACCGAAGAAGATACAAAATTTCACCATCAAATcaaataaacacaaaatttcaaaaatctgAATCAATGTGATGACAAAATAATAAATTGGAGATAAATACAATGGACGTAGAGAAATCATCGCTGTGTAATTGCGTAGTAAACTTCTTACTTGAAGAAAATTACTTATTATCTGCGTTTGAGCTTCTTCACGAACTCCTTGATGACGGCCGTGACGATCAAGCTATTCGTCTCAAACAGTTCTTCGCTGATCCTCTTCAGTTCCCCCCCGATCAGATCTCTCGCTTCAATACTCtcagaggtttttttttttcgcaTTTATATTATTCTCATTTGATTCGCTTCTATTTTGATTGTTGTATTTTGAATGTATCAAAATTTTCACAAAAATATCTTATCCTTTAGAACGCGATATCAGCATATCCTTTGTATCGAACATTCGATCCTTCGGTTATTGCTATTGTATATATTTGGTTATATATTCGGTGACTTCAGTTCAGGTAACACTAGTATGTATTTGATGATGTGGCACTGCCACGTCACAAAAACAGTTACCGGTGAAGAAGTCACCGgattcttataatattaataattcgATGCATATGATATTACATTAAAGCGGCATAGACGATTCACAGCTAGTGTCATTTTTAACTGCTTATACAATGCAACACTTAGCCGGCCAGTTAGAAGAATGATTACAATTATAGAATTAATGTTATATAAAGACAAAGTGAGCTGTAATACCCGAACCATAATTTAGAATGATTGGTCTACTTGCTATATCAGCACACTATGTCACTGTAGTAATTTAGACCGCTAATAGTTTTGAGAGAGTGATCAGATTCTAGGCACTAAGTAATAGGGTTATGGGGGAGAAAAACGGCAATCTGTTAAAGTTGATTGAGTGGCTATGGAGGTTCAACTTTGATATTGCCTGttattgatatcattttaactttttaagataACTCTGTAATTCTTAGTTGTGAATGCATGTATATCAAAGGCTGATTTTCGTTTTTCATTTATGTTCACTAGTTGCCGACCCACAGAGTCTGCTAGAGGAGAAAGAATCACTTGAGGAGAAATTAGCAATTAGGGACTACGAGAACCGTTTGGCTCAAGAAGACATTCTGAAGTTCAAGACTGAATTGCAAAAGAAATCTGAGGCCAAGCTGGATGAATCAAGTGGTAATTACTCTATCATACAAGTGATATGCTTGCTCTGTTTCTATATTGCTCGAGTGTAAACTTCCTTTATGTACAGTAATGCAAATGCTATTTTGATAGAGATTTCCATGATCACATGTTCTGCTACAATATAAGTGATTTCCCAAATGGATAACAATGAAAAAATTATGTTTCATAACACTCATATTGGGTGTTCACGGTACATCAAGTTGTTTTTTCTTATCTCTCTATTCTTTCAGCTTGCAGCTATGTTTATTGAGTCTTTTAGTGTAGCTGTCTAAAATGTTATCATGTTTTCTATCTGCTTTCATATAATAGATTAGCTTTATAATTGTTCTCCAGAATCACACTTCCTTATAATGCACTATATGATGTATGTAGATGCCAAAGCAATAAATGGATCTGATGTTCAACAAAGCAGGGATACAACAGTCTCCGATTTGGGTCCTTTAAAGGCAAAAGAGCGTCAAGACCTGAACTGTGCTGTAAAGCAATATCTTCTCTTAGCCGGATACCGTTTGACTGCCATGACCTTTTATGAAGAGGTATCTTGCTGCTTATCTAAAATTGCTACTTTACATCAGATCAGTTTCATGCTATTTAAGAAACTTTTGTGCTACATTATGAGGGTGTGTTTGGATTGAGATCTTGAAAagaaggaatacaaatgagaaTGATAAAAGTTGTTTGATTCAAGCATATGGGTTTGAGGATACCCGTAAAATATGAAGTTCTCTAACCCAGCTGATGGGATGGATTTACAGAAccatttgcatttttttttcccgTTATCTCCAAAATCAACGAGTTTGTTCTCATATTTTACCTTCTTTAACAAATTTATGTCATTTTCTTCTCACCGCAACTCTCTTAATGTCAAGTTCTTGTTCCACACAAAAACTGTAAGAAGGTTTCTTCTTCAAAACACAACACTGATTAAGGGTATCACAAGTTATTCTTTTCTGATatgatttttatgtattattttataCTGGTAGTTTCGGGGGAAGCCCACTTCATATCTAAATTAGTATCTGAAAGTTTTCAATCTCAAATGAGAAAAATGAAGAAGAGCCTAACAGAACTTTTCAGCTTGCAATGTTGGCCTTTGGGCTTTAAAGCCTCAGTTATGTCCCAAAGTTTATTAATCTCTTGCACTCTTGCATTTTTTGCACAATTGTTATCGGTTCTTTAAATTCTGTTACTAAACTTTCCTTCAAACATGATGGATTATGGGGCTGTAATTAGCAGTTTTGGAATCTTGCTGGAGAAAAGATTTGCAGATTTTAGTGAATGGATTGATTAGTATGGGTGAATTGAAATCTTGTTTCTCTTatatttctaaaatatttaataGCTCTAACATATTTCTAGATGAGTGTAtcactctttttttttgaaagcaACTGTGCAAACAAATACAACTGTAGTACTACAAGCATCCCCATATGTTAGAAACTAAGGGACGAAAGGGCCTCAAACCTGAACTAGAAAATATCATGAAAAACTATAGTGATGCCAGCCAATTGAAAGAATTGTTGGTGGACAAAACCATGCTTGAACAGAAGGGAATTTAGTGGTCCAAATAGGGAGATCTTTTGGTCCAAAGTGCTGAACAGGAGCCAGAAGGCTAATCAGCATAGGATGGTGTGGATGTTTACATTGttgtctttttcctttttttagtttattgctGGGCTTAGATTACACGGCATCACTTCATGCCATGGTTGTTAATAACCTGTTTTACTGCAGGTTAGCGACCAGGATCTAGACGATTGGCAGAATTCATCTGCATCTGTGCCAGATGCCTTGCGCCACTACTATTATCAGTACCTTTCATCCACTACAGAAGCTGCTGAGGTAGTTTTTGAAGCAGCTTGCATTATAATTATACAGATTGTCATAAATGAAGATTCTTGTTATTAGATATACaaatttcataatttaaaatcATGTTCTGCCAATGGTGTACTGCATATTCTCAACAAAGTATCTCAATTCTTCAGGAAAAGTTTTCAATGCTTAAAAAGAATGAATCATTGCTCAAAGAGATTGATAAGCTCAAACTGGAGAAGCAGTCCTTGTTGAGAAGCAGAGATTTGGCTGATGCTCAGTCAGTGACTTTAAAGAAGTCACTGGAGAGTTTACATAAGGATATTAAGGAGAAAGAGAATCTGGTATGTTGATCACATATTAACAGTACTCTATACCTGTGGTCCATCATGTCTGAACTCTTTACTCATGTTATGCTTTAGGTTCAAGATCTAAAGCAGGCACTGGAGCAGCAAAGGAAAGAATTAAGTGCCTGCAAAGCTGAAATAACTTCACTTAAAAATCACATGGAAGGAGCTCAAAAAACTGAACATATGACATCTGATGATGCAGTAGATAGGCAAGTACAATCTCTAGAAAGCTACAAAGAAGAAATACAAGTGCTACAAAAGGAGATTGAAAGGCTGAGTGCTTCAAAAAATACTGATACCCAACCTGTAGGATCCTTAAATAGTGTGGAAGAAGTAACTGATAGAGAAGAAGTAATAAAGATACGTGAAAATGATATTCCATCACTATCAAGTGATGTTGCGTCTGAAACTTCCGAAAGCGCAGAGTCTCATAATACAATAATTCATAACGCAGACGGTACTGCTgataaacatgatgaaattaCCAGATCGGATGATAACGTCGCGAATGTCCCTGAAGACAATGTGGTGCCGGTCATAACTGATAATGGGTTGCTTCCAGAGTCCAATTCTCCCGTTGAACTTGATTCTGAGAAGAAGGTAACCTTTTGCCATCAATGCTTTAAAGTGTCCAGCTTTATGTCAATCTTATGCATGCATGTTTTAACTTCTCAGGTTCCTGGAACCATTCAAATTCTTTCAGATGCATTGCCTAAAATTGTTCCTTATGTGCTGATCAATCATCGagaggttttttttataatgtttttttaaaattttctatctTTGTTCAACTTGGAACTAATTTTTCATGATGATACACATTTCTTGGCTTATAGGAGcttcttcccctcatgatgtGCGCCATTGAGCGTCACCCGGATAGCAACACAAGGGATTCGTTGACTCACACATTGTTTAACTTGATTAAGCGTCCAGATGAAAAACAAAGACGGATTATTATGGATGTATGGTTTCTGAATTTATAGATTGTTAAGACTTATTGTCTTACTAGAGTCTTACTGCAGTAAATTCATTTTAATTCAGGCTTGTGTCACCCTTGCTAGGAATGTCGGAGAAATGCGGACAGAAACAGAGTTGCTTCCCCAGTGCTGGGAGCAAGTGAGAATTTTCTTTGATTTCCCTGCCATCTTTTTTAAAAACGAAAATTTCTTTCTAATACCTATTTCATACAATGCAGATTAATCACATGTATGAGGAGCGCAGGCTGCTTGTTGCTCAATCATGTGGGGAGCTTGCTGACTTTGTGCGTCCTGAGATCCGAGACTCTCTCATCCTATCTATTGTCCAACAGCTGATCGAGGATTCTGCAACTGTTGTTCGTGAAGCTGCTGCTCGTAATCTGGCTTTGCTGCTTCCGCTCTTCCCAAATATGGACAAATATTTCAAGGTCAGCCTCACTAAATATGCTTCGAGGCTATCATGGAGAAGCTTTCTGACTTGACAGGATTTCTACAATGTAAGCTACATGATCCAGGGAATGTAGCATTTTCCCCAGATCATAATATGGGGacttgaaagaaaaatatgaaaggGAACTAAATGAGAACAATATTCAATATCCCAATGCATCTTCTTGTTATGTTTCTAGGTGGAAGAAATGATGTTCCAGTTAGTTTGTGATCCATCTGGAGCGGTTGTAGAAACAACAATTAAAGAACTAGTTCCTGCTTTGCTGAAGTGGGGAGGCAAATTGGATCACATCTTACGAGTGTTACTTTCTCACATATTGAGCTCCATCGAGGTACAAGAATTCAGATCAGTTTTCTTATCCATCATCTTGTAAATATAGTCCCTTACATGGTAATTTTTTTCCAGTGCTGCCCACCTCTTTCAGGGGTTGAAGGTTCTGTAGAGTCACACTTCCACGTTTTAGGTGAAAGAGAACGATGGACCGTTGATGTGTTACTGCGGTTACTATTGGATTTACTTCCCATGGTACACCAGCTATCTATTGAGACTTGTCCATATCCATCTCTCTCAGATTCTGTGGGGTCATCATTTCCAATGCCGTTGCTTGAAAAATATTCAGAGTGAGTTTTGTTTGAAACTCGGATTGTATCCATCATATTCTCATTTTAAAACTTCTAAAACGTTGTTTCCATCTATTACATGGTACTTTTACATGTTTTGCAGGGGACATGCAGATTGGCCTGCTTTTGAGTGGCTTCATGATGATTGCTTTCCCGGTCTTATTCAAATAGTCTCTCTTTTACCACAAAAGGAAGATAGTCTGAGACACAGGATCTCAAGTGTACTTAACTTTCCATACTTTTGCTGTTTATATCATGTCCATAGTTTTGTACCAAACCCTTGACTTTCATTATTTTGTCATCTCAGTTTTTGCTGGCAGTTTCGAACCGATTTGGAGATGAGTATCTGACCCATATCATGCTACCTATATTTTTGGTAGCAGTTGGTGATAAGGCTGATCTGGCATGTTTCCCGTCAACCACAAAGGCAAAAGTGAAAGGTAGAAGGATTCGCCAATCCAGTTCTTATATAGGCTAATTACAAATATTGTTAATGAATTTTGGATTCCTTTTTGTTCCACTATATCAGCTTTAAGACCAAAACTTGCTGTAGATGAGAGAATTGCCACGTTGTGCGTCCTACCGGTTCTGTTGGCAGGTGTCCTTGGATTTTCTAAGAAGCATGAAGTATTAACAGAATACTTGAGGAATCGTTTGGTCCAAAGTGCTGAGCAGGAGGTTCAGCCAGCAATGCACGGTGCTGATGTTTACAACTCTGTCCGATTCCTTTGGTTGGTATCTCTTCAAATGTTCTTTTATTGTAGCTTTTGATTCTGTAACTTCATTCACATTGTCGTGTTGTACTATTGGTTCTGCAGCACGTATGAAGACCACCATAATCTGGTTTTTAATATCTTATGGGAAATGGTCGTGAGCTCCAACATGGATCTTAAAGTCAATGCTGCCAAACTTCTAAAAGTGATTGTAAGTTTAGTTTTCTGCTGAACTAATGTTTGATCTCTTTCCTCATCTTTCTCCACACCTTACATCCCTTTGATTTTAATAGGTACCATATATTGATGCAAAAGTTGTTTCAGCACATGTTTTGCCGGCTCTTGTAACTTTGGGCTCTGAACCGAACTTGCATGTGCTGTATGCAAGCATTGATGCCTTTGGAACTGTGGCTCAGAACTTCAAAAATGATGTGGTAATTTGATGCTATATTAGGATGGATTTCTTGTATATTCTTTTTGTGGCGATCGGTAACTGACTGAAATTTATGCTATTTAGATTGTTGACAAAATACGTGTTCAAATGGATACTTTTCTGGAAGATGACTCTCATGAAGCTGTGATTGCCGCCATTCGTGCATTAGTGGTGGCTGTGCCACATACAACGGAGAGTCTAAGAGATTATATCCTTCAAATGTCTTTtttgccatttttttttcttgttaaatATGTTACCAATTCTAATCATTTGCCTAAAAGGCTACATAGAACTTGTTTCTTTGACATCGTGTACATTTGTTATCAAAGATATTTCATCTTTCTACTCAACT
The Erigeron canadensis isolate Cc75 chromosome 2, C_canadensis_v1, whole genome shotgun sequence DNA segment above includes these coding regions:
- the LOC122588843 gene encoding RAB11-binding protein RELCH isoform X1, producing MDVEKSSLCNCVVNFLLEENYLLSAFELLHELLDDGRDDQAIRLKQFFADPLQFPPDQISRFNTLRVADPQSLLEEKESLEEKLAIRDYENRLAQEDILKFKTELQKKSEAKLDESSDAKAINGSDVQQSRDTTVSDLGPLKAKERQDLNCAVKQYLLLAGYRLTAMTFYEEVSDQDLDDWQNSSASVPDALRHYYYQYLSSTTEAAEEKFSMLKKNESLLKEIDKLKLEKQSLLRSRDLADAQSVTLKKSLESLHKDIKEKENLVQDLKQALEQQRKELSACKAEITSLKNHMEGAQKTEHMTSDDAVDRQVQSLESYKEEIQVLQKEIERLSASKNTDTQPVGSLNSVEEVTDREEVIKIRENDIPSLSSDVASETSESAESHNTIIHNADGTADKHDEITRSDDNVANVPEDNVVPVITDNGLLPESNSPVELDSEKKVPGTIQILSDALPKIVPYVLINHREELLPLMMCAIERHPDSNTRDSLTHTLFNLIKRPDEKQRRIIMDACVTLARNVGEMRTETELLPQCWEQINHMYEERRLLVAQSCGELADFVRPEIRDSLILSIVQQLIEDSATVVREAAARNLALLLPLFPNMDKYFKVEEMMFQLVCDPSGAVVETTIKELVPALLKWGGKLDHILRVLLSHILSSIECCPPLSGVEGSVESHFHVLGERERWTVDVLLRLLLDLLPMVHQLSIETCPYPSLSDSVGSSFPMPLLEKYSEGHADWPAFEWLHDDCFPGLIQIVSLLPQKEDSLRHRISSFLLAVSNRFGDEYLTHIMLPIFLVAVGDKADLACFPSTTKAKVKALRPKLAVDERIATLCVLPVLLAGVLGFSKKHEVLTEYLRNRLVQSAEQEVQPAMHGADVYNSVRFLCTYEDHHNLVFNILWEMVVSSNMDLKVNAAKLLKVIVPYIDAKVVSAHVLPALVTLGSEPNLHVLYASIDAFGTVAQNFKNDVIVDKIRVQMDTFLEDDSHEAVIAAIRALVVAVPHTTESLRDYLLSKIFHLSTQLPSSNLVHQRDRSNAFCEAIRALDATADLSAASVRDLLLPTIQNLLKDTDALDPAHKEALEIIVKERSGGTFDAFSKVMGSQFGLPTSMTSLFSEGGLLGKRDSVEIPTPPPNVGDRPKPTLNPPSATEDTRFRRIMRGGLTDMLRGKAKTNDELPPPQ
- the LOC122588843 gene encoding RAB11-binding protein RELCH isoform X2; its protein translation is MDVEKSSLCNCVVNFLLEENYLLSAFELLHELLDDGRDDQAIRLKQFFADPLQFPPDQISRFNTLRVADPQSLLEEKESLEEKLAIRDYENRLAQEDILKFKTELQKKSEAKLDESSDAKAINGSDVQQSRDTTVSDLGPLKAKERQDLNCAVKQYLLLAGYRLTAMTFYEEVSDQDLDDWQNSSASVPDALRHYYYQYLSSTTEAAEEKFSMLKKNESLLKEIDKLKLEKQSLLRSRDLADAQSVTLKKSLESLHKDIKEKENLVQDLKQALEQQRKELSACKAEITSLKNHMEGAQKTEHMTSDDAVDRQVQSLESYKEEIQVLQKEIERLSASKNTDTQPVGSLNSVEEVTDREEVIKIRENDIPSLSSDVASETSESAESHNTIIHNADGTADKHDEITRSDDNVANVPEDNVVPVITDNGLLPESNSPVELDSEKKVPGTIQILSDALPKIVPYVLINHREELLPLMMCAIERHPDSNTRDSLTHTLFNLIKRPDEKQRRIIMDACVTLARNVGEMRTETELLPQCWEQINHMYEERRLLVAQSCGELADFVRPEIRDSLILSIVQQLIEDSATVVREAAARNLALLLPLFPNMDKYFKVEEMMFQLVCDPSGAVVETTIKELVPALLKWGGKLDHILRVLLSHILSSIECCPPLSGVEGSVESHFHVLGERERWTVDVLLRLLLDLLPMVHQLSIETCPYPSLSDSVGSSFPMPLLEKYSEGHADWPAFEWLHDDCFPGLIQIVSLLPQKEDSLRHRISSFLLAVSNRFGDEYLTHIMLPIFLVAVGDKADLACFPSTTKAKVKALRPKLAVDERIATLCVLPVLLAGVLGFSKKHEVLTEYLRNRLVQSAEQEVQPAMHGADVYNSVRFLCTYEDHHNLVFNILWEMVVSSNMDLKVNAAKLLKVIVPYIDAKVVSAHVLPALVTLGSEPNLHVLYASIDAFGTVAQNFKNDVIVDKIRVQMDTFLEDDSHEAVIAAIRALVVAVPHTTESLRDYLLSKIFHLSTQLPSSNLVHQRDRSNAFCEAIRALDATDLSAASVRDLLLPTIQNLLKDTDALDPAHKEALEIIVKERSGGTFDAFSKVMGSQFGLPTSMTSLFSEGGLLGKRDSVEIPTPPPNVGDRPKPTLNPPSATEDTRFRRIMRGGLTDMLRGKAKTNDELPPPQ